The following DNA comes from Mesorhizobium sp. B2-1-8.
ACCTTGTTCAGCCTGGCGATGTCGGTGACGGCAGCGACTGAAAGGCCCGGCGGCGACATCTCGCCGACCGAGGCGGCCGGCGCAGCAAAATACAGCCGTAAGCAGGCCTGCACATAGGCGATCTCGTCGGCGCAGTCGGTTGCGCGCAGTCGTTCATAAGAGCTTTCCGGCAAGGCCATTGAGCGCACAGTCTCCAAAAAACGGTTTGCGCGTCGCGTATGCTGCAAGTGCGAAGCAAAGCATCCTTAAAAACCGCGGCGTCGTAAAGCCCTTCCTTTCGCAGTGCAAGATTTTGCAACCATAACGTTTGCCAGCTTCCCGCGAAAGTGACGAGGTGCATGGACTCAATTCCAACCCTGTCGCGGCGCGTTAGCCGAGCTATCGGCGATGGTCAACTGAAAGAGGGATATAGTTTAGCGTCATCTAAAATCAATCGCCTGCGTGAATTTCCCTCAAAATAGCAAAATCCTACATGGTTACCGGAAGCAATCGCCGATTTCATGCGGCTTCACCTCACGAGAGGCGGATCGCCACGTCGAATGACGTTCGCAACCCACAATTGATTAACGCCAGGTAAATGAGACTTGACTCATAAATGTTGCCGTGCAGCTATTGCAATGCAGCATTTAAGTGCTGACGGCAATCGACAGGCCGTTTCAAGTCCTTATGGAGAGTAAAATGGAACAGAATGTTGAAAAGCATGAGTATGAAACGCCAAACCTGACGGTACATGGTTCGATCGAGACCATCACCCAAGGCGGCGGCGGCAGCACGGCGACCGATGCGTCGTTTCCCGCACACACCCCGATCGGCGACCTGACGTTCTCCTGAGACCAGCCTGTTTCTGGAGGAATGACGTTGGGCCTCCAGGATCGAAGACAATGAAATGGAGCCGGGGACGAAAATCCCCGACTTTCCCCGTCGAACTGATGCCGCGTAGACCGTGTGTTGCAAACGAGGTTTTAGGATGAACTGGAACCCAACCGAGCACGATTGCGTGAAGGCCACCAGGGACGCCGTTGCTTGCGAATTCGGCGATGGTCTCGCGCTTCTCAACCTGAGATCCAATATTTATTACAGCCTCAACGGTGTCGGCGCTTTCATCTGGGAACTGATCCAGGAACCCAAGCCGATCGCCGATATCCGCAGCGCCGTCCTCGCGCGCTACACTGTCGACGCCGAGCGCTGCAAGGCCGACGTCGACGCATTGCTGAAAGGCCTTGCGGAAAACGGGCTTGCGAGGCTTGAGCATGAGGCACTCGTCTAGGCAGGTGGCGCAGAACGCCATGGTTGCGCGGCAAAGACCTGTGACGCAGAGACCCCCCACGCCGATGAAGCAGCGGCCTGGCAGGCGGAGCCTGACCAGAATTTTGTCCTTGAGCGGCTCGGAAGCGCTTTTCCTGTGCCGTTGCCTGCTGGTGGTCGCGACCGTCCGGGTCGGGCTGACAGTGTTCTCCTACAACCGCGTCCGCGCGATGGTGACCCGGCTCAACGCGCGCCAATGTGCCAGCATGGGCGAGTTGCGGCTCGTCGCCTGGGGGGTTGCAGCAGCCGCACGGTTCGTGCCGGGCGCCACATGCCTGACCCAGGCGCTTTCGGGCCAATACCTCCTCGCGCGCAAGGGCAATGCGTCGAATATCCGCATCGGCATCGAGCGCGGTACGGGCGAGCAATTGAAGGCGCATGCCTGGCTGGTCAGCGACGACCACATCGTGCTCGGCGGATCCGTCGATGGCTTCGCCCACCTGATCGACCACGGCAGCCTATGAGCGGCGTGGCCGGAATCCTGCTGCGACAGGCTCCCGCGCCGGCTGAAGCGGCGAGCGGCATCCAGCAGATGCTGGCGCGCATGCGCCATCGTGGTCCCGACGGAAGCTCGTGGTGGCTGGACAGCGGGATCGCGCTTGGCCACGCCTGGTTCAACACGACCGACGAAGCCGGCCCCGGCCCACTGACCATGGCTGGCGGCAAGCTGGCCATCACCGCCGACTGCCGGCTCGACAACCGCGACGAACTGCTCGCCGGGCTCGGCATCAGGGACAGTTCAGTCGCCGATGCGTCATTGCTGATGCGGGCTTATCTGCGCTGGGGTGAAGCCTGCCCGGTGCATCTGCAAGGCGATTTCGCCTTTGCCGTCTGGGATGCCGAACGGCAGCTCTTGTTCTGCGCGCGAGACCATTTCGGAGTGAAGCCATTCTACTACCACGCGGCGGAACGACGCTTTGCCTTTGCCTCCGAGATCGGGCCAATGCTCGGCCTCGAGGGGGTCGATGCACGCCTCAGCGAGCACCGGATTTCCGGATTCCTGGCCGGCCTGCCCGACGACCCGCAGTCCACGCCCTACAGCGACATCTTCGCCCTGCCGGCGCGTCACAGCCTCACGGTCACCGCGCAACGTCTGGTGCTGCGCCGGTACTGGCAGATAGAGCCGTCGCAGCGGGCGCCGCGGTCGGACGCCGCTGAGGAATTCGCCCATCTGTTCTCGCAATCGGTCCGCAATCGCATGCGGGGGAGTCCGTCGGTCGGCGCTATGCTGAGCGGCGGCCTCGATTCCTCCTCGATCGCCTGCGTGGCCGGGCTGCAGAATGCGGCCGGGCGCAAGCCGAAGCTGCCGACCTTCTCACTGGTTTTCGAGAAGGGTTCATCGATGGACGAGCGCTCCTTCATCGATGCCGTGCTGGATCAGCAGAAGGCCGATCCGACGCTGATCCATGTCGGCAATTATGCGCCCTTCGCTGAATTCGAACGGGTGCTGGAGGAGCAGGAAGGCACTTTCCTGGCGCCGGGCCTGACGCTGACCCGCGGCATATACCGGACGGCGGGCGCCAAAGGCATCAAGGTGCTGCTCGACGGCCATGGCGGCGACGAAGTTGTTTCTCAGGGACATGGCCATCTGCATGAGCTTGCCAATGGCGGCAGATGGCTGGACCTCTGGCGCGAGGTGCGCAGCGCCTCCAACACCTATGGCGACAGCACGCTCGGCCTCTATTTCCAGTTCCTCACCATTTACGGGCCGGCCTGGCGCATCGCCAAGCTGCGGCGTTTGGGGAACCGGGCCCTGAACAGGATACGCGGGCCTGCCCGATCGCAGCGTGGCCGGAGTTGGCGCGACCTGATCAATCCGGACCTTGCCAGGCGAACCGAGATCATCGACCGGTTCCACCGAGCCGGCTATATGCCGCCCGGCGTCCGGGCCAGCGATGCGCTCAGCCACCGTTGGATCCTGTCCAACGGCTATGTGCCGCACTCTTTCGAGGTTCTGGACAAGGTCGCCGCCAATTTCGGCGTCGAACCGCGTTATCCGTTCTGGGACAAGCCGCTGGTCGAATTCTGCCTGGGGCTGCCGGGCGAGCAGAAGCTCAGTCACGGCTTTGGCCGCTACGTGCTGCGTCGGGCCATGGAGGGTATCCTGCCGGCGGCTGTCCAGTGGCGACGCGACAAGATCGATTTCACCGCCAATCTCGTCAACGGCATGGTGCGCAACCATCGCGGCCTGCTGGAGCAGTTGCTGGTTGGCGATGCGGGTCGCATCGCGCCCTATGTCAACCTGCCGGAAGTAAACGCCGCCTATGCGCGGCTGTTGCATCAGCCGGACCAGGCGGCGGCGCTCGATGTCCAATATGTCTGGCGCTCGGCGTCACTGTCGTTGTGGCTGCGGCAGGTCCAGCATGGGGGGAGCCCCGCATGATGTCCCGCCATGAGCCGTTCGCCGGCGATCTCGACCATCCTTTCCGGCGCGGCAGGATCGCCGGAGAACGGCGTTACTACCGCGCCTATGGCCTGATCATCGCGTCCGAAATATCACTGCCCGAACTGGAGCCGGCGGAGCCGGCGGCGGCCGACATCGAGATCGCCATCGGCCCGATCGATATGCCCAAGCCGTCGGCGGAGGCAACGACCGTCTTCCGCTTCGAGCCTGGCCGGCAGTATCTGGCCTGGGAGGCCGTCGGCGCATTCCTGATCAGCGACGCCCGCCGCATCGATGTCCAGCCGGCACCCGGCGTCGGCGACGCCTTGCTTGCCTTCCCATTGCTGGGACCAGTGCTGGCGCTGCTTTTGCACCAGCGCGGCCTGCTCGTCCTGCACGCCAGCGCCATAGCCGTGACCGGCAGGGGCGCCATCTTCATGGGCGACAAGGGCGCCGGCAAATCGACGACGGCAAGCGCGCTGATCCGGGCCGGGCACGATCTGCTCACCGACGACGTCGTGGCGCTTGACCTGGCAGACTCGGACCAACCGATGATAGTTCCGGGGTTTCCGCAGATCAAGCTTGCGGCCGATGCCGCGGCGGCGATCTCGCTTGGGCAGGCGCAAGTGCGGCCGCAGGTGCATCCCGCGATCGAGAAGATGCAGCATCGCCTGCACGGCGCCTTCGCCGGCAACAGGGTGCCGGCGACCAGGATTTATATGCTCGAGCGCGGCGAAAGGGCCGGGATCACCCCATTGCCTCGCATCGCCGCCTTGCCGGCCATCATCAAATTCTCCTACGTGACGCGTTTCGGCCGCGCCGCACTCTCCGGCGATTTCGCGGCGATGCATCTTCACCACTGTTCAGCAATCGCTAACCATGTCGGCGTGTGCCGGCTGGACGTTCCGACGGGCATCGACAGGATCGGCGAGGCTGTGGCGCTGATCGAAAAGGAACTGGCTGGAGATGCCTAGGTCATCGATCTTCAGCCTGTCGCTGTTTCGCGATGTCGCGGCGTTCGGCGCCGTCATTGCCCAGATCGGCGGGCGGCGAACCTGGACGGCGCTGCTGTTCCTGATCCTCGGCAGCCTGACGGAAGGCATCTCGATTCTGCTGCTGGTGCCGCTGCTGCATCTGGTCGGGCGTGCCGACCAGGATTTCGCGGTCAGGCTGCCGAACATTGATTTCGTGCGCTGGCTGGTGCCCGGCGGAACGCTGCAGCTGACCACAGTGCTTTGCGCGCTGGTCGGGCTCGTTGCCATGCAGGCAGCCTTCAACCGCTTCAAGTCGGTCTATATGGCAAGGCTGCTCTTCGATTTCATCAACCGCTTGCGCATGAACCTGTTCGAGAGCATCGGCAAGGCGCGGTGGGGCGTGTTCACGCGCATGCGCGGCTCCGATCTCGACCATGCTTTGACCGGTGACATCGACCGCGTCCAGGGGGCGGCTTTTTCCCTGCTGATGATGGTTCAGATCACCGTGCTGCTGGTGGGCTATCTCGTGATTTCCATGTTCATCTCGCCGGTCATGACGGCGTTTGCCGTCATCATCGGCATCGTGATGTTCATAGCGCTGCAGCCGTTTCGCTCGCGGGCCACCGCCTTCGGCCGGATTCTGACGACCAATCGCCAGGACCAGTACCGCACGGTCTCGGAATTTCTCGGTGGCATCAAGGTGGCCAAGAGCCTCAATGTCGAGGCCAGCTATTTCGCGCAGCTGCGGGCCACGCTCGAAAAGATGAAGGCCGACAACATCGCTTATGTGCGCAACAGCTCGATCGGCACCGCCGTGTTCCAGGTGGCGAGCGTCGTGGGCTTGAGCCTGTTCATCTATGTGGCGCTGGTCCGCTTCCACCTGTCGCTGGCCGAGATCGTCGTGCTGCTCCTGGTCTTCATGCGAATCGCGCCGCGCTTCATGGACATGCAGACGCAGGCCCAGCAGGTGCTGATCAACCTGCCCGCCTATACGGCAATGCGTAGCCTGCAGGCACGTTTCGACGCCGAGCGGGAGCCAGGCCATGTCGAACCCAGGGATGCCCGCAAGCTGACCCTCGATACGGGGCTGAACATTCGTGACGTCTCCTTTGGCTATGACGACGGCGCCGGCAAGGCGGTGGTGAGCGACATCACCTTCGGCCTTCCGGCCGGCAAGGTCACCGCCCTGATCGGCCCGTCCGGATCAGGCAAGAGCACGATCGCCGACATGCTGCTCGGGCTGCTCGAGCCGACCGCAGGCAAGATCCTCGTCGATGGCATCGAGATCGATGCCGGCAATCGCCGCCTGTGGCGCGATCAGGTGGCCTATGTGCCGCAGGACGTGTTCCTGCTGCATGACACGATCGCGGCGAACCTGCGGCTTGCAGCCCCACGGGCCAGCAACGACGAATTGTGGACGGCGTTGCGCGCCGCGCATGCCGGCGAATTCGTAGAACGGCTCGACCTCGAACTGGAGACGGTGGTCGGCGACCGTGGCGTGCGCCTTTCGGGCGGCGAGCGTCAGCGCATCGCGCTGGCACGCGCGCTGCTGCGCAAGCCCTCACTGCTCATCCTGGACGAGGCAACAAGCGCGCTCGACTGGCAGAATCAGTCGCTTATCGCCAGGTCGATCGACGGCCTGCGCGGCACAATGACGATCCTGACCATCGCGCACCGGCCGTCGATGATCGCCTTCGCCGACTGGGTGGTGGCGATGGAAGACGGCCGTGTCGTGGAAGTCGGGCAATATCAGCGCCTGAAGGCGAAGCCGCGGAGCCGGCTGTCCATGATGCTATCGGGAGAACAGTCGGAGACCGAACCCGCCGATGTGGCCTGAGGACGGTGATGTCGTCGTGGGACCTAATGCAGGCCCCGCCGGGCGCTGCCGAGTTTCTCGCCCTCGGGCACTTCGGTGGAGTTCTGCTTTCTCTCGGCTTCGCGCAGCCTGTCGGCTGGCGTCGGCGCGCTCCTGACGATCATGGCGTAGACAACCGCGAAATAACCAGCCTGGATGACCATGGCGCAGATGATGACGCGCAGCAGCGTCGTGCCGAACGAAGCTCCACCCAGCCAGGACCAGGCGACGACGATCGCGAGCGCGAAAAGCATCCCAACGATGAATTTTGGAAGCGACATACCCAACAGCCCATAAACCGGCTCGGGTTATATCCAACGATAGCCCCACCCGAGCGCCGTCCCTTGTGATGCGGGCTTGTTAAGTCGCCCGCTCTCGACCGGTTGCTTCCGGCCTTTCAACCTGTCGCGACCATGACAGGTATAATTTGCAATTCTATTAAGGCGGGCGGAAGGCGGCAAGGGCAACCGCACAAATTTTTGATTGAGCTTACGCGTTCGACTCTGCCATGCTGCAATGCACACGCCCGCATTTCACTCTACCTGCAGCCGCCAAAAAATTCGAGTATACTTATAATATTAAATAGTATTTTAGGTGAACAATTTCCAATGTGGCGTCTTCCTAAAGCACTAATATGCTCCGGGCCCCTGCGCGAGGAACGCGCCGCCCAGGAACCGCCCCAAAAATGTCCAGATTTTTTTGTCCTTGCCCATTTATTGTCACAAATGTGCTAAACATCCTGAAATTTGTGCAAAACGAGCTTATTATTTAGTCAATTCATGACGCGACTATTTCAAGGATATGGAAAATTGTGTGTTGCGCTGCAACATTTTTTTGATATCGTGCGGTAAACCATTCGTTCAACGCATGGAGTTTTCCGCATGAGGGACATTGCCAAGTCAGCCACGGCGGGCTTTTCGCAGGCTGACACCGACTTCCCGCCGCCGATCGGCGGCCTCATCAAGCGGAGCTTCGACATCGCCGGTTCGCTGGCCGGACTGATCGCGCTCGGCCCGCTGTTCATCATGATAGCGTTGCTCGTCAAATTCTCCGATGGCGGATCGATTTTCTACGGTCATCGGCGAATCGGGCGCGGCGGACGGCTCTTCTCCTGCCTCAAGTTCCGCACCATGGTTCCGAACGGGGACAAGGTGCTGGCCGCCTATCTTGCGACCAATCCAGACGCCAATGCGGAATGGATGGCGACCCGCAAGCTGAAGAACGATCCACGCGTCACCCGCGTCGGAGCGGTCCTGCGCAAGCTCAGCCTTGATGAGTTGCCGCAGATCATCAACATCCTCCAGGGCGATATGAGCCTCGTCGGGCCTCGCCCGGTGGTACGCGACGAACTGGAAATCTACGGCAGCGCAGCCGTCTATTATCTGAAGTCCCGGCCCGGCCTGACCGGCCTGTGGCAGGTCAGCGGTCGCAACGACGTTTCTTATGACAGCCGCGTCGCGTTCGATCGACACTATGTCGAGAACTGGTCTCTGTTCGAGGACGTTCGCATCATCATCAGGACCGTGCCGGCCGTCTGGATGTCACGCGGGTCTTACTGATAGGCCGCCTGACCCAGGCATCCGGCGGCAAGCTCATCGGGCGATGGGGGCTATAACGGATCGGAACGCTCAGTTGAAAACAGACATGTTCGAAGTCTTTGGCAGCGGCCCGTTTTCCGGCCGCTCGCGGCTCTTGGCGGCGTGCCTTACGATGTCGCTCGCTTTTCCCCAGCTGGCCGCCGCCGACGATTACCGTCTGGGCTCCCAGGACAAGCTCACCATCCGCATCGCCGAATGGCAGACCGTCGAAAGCGCGTTCCGCGACTGGTCGTCGGTCAATGGCCAATACACGGTCGGTCCGGCCGGCACGCTGTCGGTGCCTTTCGTCGGCGAATTGCCGGCGGCGGGCAAGACCACGGCGGAGGTCGCCGCGGCGATCGGCGAGGCGCTGCAGCACAAGCTCGCTTTGTCGGACAAGCCTGAAGCCTCGGTCGAAATGGCGCAATTCCGGCCGTTCTACATTTCGGGCGAAGTGCAGAATCCCGGCCAGTTTCCGTATGTGCCCGAACTTACCGTGCTGAAGGCGATCAGCGTCGCCGGCGGCATCAGGCGCAACACCGACTACGGCCCGCAGATCGGCAAGGACCTGGTCACCGCCAAGGGCAATTTCGATATTTCCGACGACCTGCGCGTGCGGCTGATCGTCAAGCGCGCCCGTATCGACGCCGATATGGCCGGCAAGACGAGCTTCGAAGCGCCGAAGGAGGTCGAGGGCGATCCGCGGCTGCCGACCATCGTCAACGACGAGATGACGATCCTGACCGCCGACCAGAAGGCGCTGAAGCTGAAGCTCGAGGCGCTCGACGATCTCAAGGGCGTGCTGCAGGCGGAAATCGAATCGCTGCAGAAGAAGATCGTCAACCAGCAGAAGCAGGTCGACCTGGCGCAGCAACAGCTGGCCAGTATCGGTCCGCTGGCGCAGAAGGGCCTGGTCGCCAATGCCAGACTTCTGGATTCGCAGCAGTCCGTGACCGACCTGCAGGGCAAGATCCTGGACTACGAGACGGCCATCCTCACCGCCAAGCAGGCAATCAGCAAGGCGACGCAGGACGCCATCGACGCCCAGAACACCTTGAGCTCGAGGCTCGCCTCCGACCGACAGCAGACCGAAGCCGACCTGAACGAGGCCGCGCTGAAGGCGAATATGCAGAAGGGCCTGATCGCCCAGGCCTCCGATCCGGCGACGACGGCCGCCATCACCAACGACCAGCAACCCACCTTGCTCTATTCGCTGGTGCGCGATGTCGACGGCAAGACCAGCGAAATCACCGCCAAGGAAGACACGCTGGTGCTACCTGGCGATGTGATCAGGGTCAAGCTGGCGCCGCTGGCCAGCCAGTAGGACGCGGAAGTTCGCGCGGCCTGCCGCTTCGAGACCCATGGCGCAAAGACTTTGAACCTCCGCCTGGCCTGCCCGGCGGAGGTTTTTGCCGATACAGCATGTCGCGGCGAATAGGATTCGCCCGACCTGCTGCAAGCTTCTGATTTTATGCATGTCGTTATCCCGGAACCGAGGACACTTCCGGGCGACATGCATCAGGATTTCCAGCACCGGGAAACGAAAGGGGCTGTCGACGCGACACCGGACGGAGAACCGTCCCACATTCTTTTCCTGGAATGGCTTCGGCCCGCTCCAACTTGCGCAGCACCTGACGAAAAACCGCTAAGCACTTTTCCTGGAAGGGCTCCAGCGGGCCCTCGTCATTACTCGGCCGCCGCTGGACGATGGGGCCAGGCTGCCTCTCCACCCTTCGCATCCGCAGGCTCGAAGGCCGGCGACCATCGCTTGCGGGTGACCGGCAACCGCGCCGGCTTGAAGAAGCTGAAATACATCAGGAAGGAGCCCATGATGTAGGGGTTGAGAATCTCGACCTCGACGAAGGAGCGGATGAGCAGCAGCACCATCACGCCGATAAGGACCACCGATTCGGCCTGCCATGTCTTGAAGACCACCGCGGCGATATGGCCTAAGAGCGTACGCAGCATGATCAGCGATAGCAGCACCGCCCCGGTGAAGCCGAGTTCGACAAGGGCTTCGACATAGGTATTGTGGAAATGGAAGCCGGTGCGGGTGGTGATGTAGAATTCGTTCCACAGCCGCTCCGCTTCGGCAAAGCCTTGCACCCAATAGGCGGCGTAGCCGACGCCGAGGATCGGCGACCGCATCGCGGCGTCCCAGCCCTGCTCCCAAAGATAGGTGCGCCCGGTAAGCGTCGAATCCTTGCCGAATAGGCCAAGCACGAAATCCATGAGCCCGAGATTGAGGGCGACAATGGCCACCACGACGATCATGCCGGCGCCGATCACGAAGATCACCCGACGATAGCGCCGCGACAAAAGCTTGCTCATCGCAAGAAGCGCCACCAGCGCCAGAACCGCCGGTATCGAGGCTATCGAGGTGGCGGAATGCGATACGATCAGTACATAGACCGACAACAGCACGACCGGCACGGTCAGCATGAAGCTCAGTCGGCCACGCCGAAGAAAAGCAAGAAACACGACGGAGAAATAGATGCCGAGCGAGCCGACGAAGCCGATCTGGTTCTTGGAGGCGAAGGCGCCGACGAAATTATAGGTGCCGTCGAGGACGTCCTCGGAATAGCCGTCGACTTTCATCGAATACAGCAGGACGAAGAATATGCCGACCAGGGCGCCTATCGTCAGGGTGCGCACACTGACGGTGCGTGCCGCGACATAGGCGCAGGCGATGTGGGAAAGGTACTGAACCGCCGTTCTGGCGGTGATGCCGGGAGCCTGCGACCAGAACACGGAGAAGCAGACATAGGCCGCGAACAGCAGCGGCAGCCAGGCACTGGATAGTTGCCGCAGGAACCGCCGGTAGTCGACCAGAATAAGTGGAAGCCAGACGGCGTAGTAGGCCAGGATCAGCACCTGGCCGAAAATGACGGAATAGGAGAACGCCCAGATCGAGACGGCAACGGCAAAGCTGCCATAAACCGAATTCCTTTCGGGATCGACGAGCAGGGACTTGGGAATCTTCATCTCAGGGTCCCGTCGACACGACCCCAGACCGGCAGGCCGCAAACCGGCCGGCATATCCGCAAACAGGGGCGTACAAGAAACGGCATCTCCATTGTGCAGTGCAATATAACCTATCGCACCCCATGCTCAATGGCAAATCCGGTCACCTTGTCTTACAGCGCGGCTATCGCCGAGAGATCGCACGCCGTAGTCCAGCCGGTTTTGGCCCAGACGATCCGGCCGCATGCGGGCTTGAACTCGGCCTGCGGTAACATCACAGTCCCCGAACACGGCCATCACATAGGCCGACTTCAGCCAGGATGGACAGGGGGAATGACATGCCGATGAACTTCGCGGGACGATTCGCCGGCCGGTCGGCGTTGATTACCGGCGGCGCCTCGGGCATCGGCTTGGCCGTCGCGCAGAGGATCGTCAACGAAGGCGGGCGCGTCAGCGTCTGGGACCGCGATGCCGCGCAGATCGAACAGGCGAAAGCCATTGTTCCCAGCCTGTATGGGGTCATGGTGGACGTTGCGGATGCGGCAAGTGTGGAGGCCGCCGCACAATCGACGATCGAAGCCCTTGGCGGCGTCGACATACTGGTCACCAGCGCGGCCATCACCGGCCCGAACATGACGACCTGGTCCTATTCGACCGAGGACTGGCAAAGGGTCATCGACATCAACATCAACGGCGTCTTCTACTGCAACAAGGCGCTGGTGCCGCACATGCTCGAGCGCAACTATGGTCGCATCGTCAACATTGCCTCGATCGCCGGCAAGGAAGGCAATCCCAACGCTTCCGCCTACAGCACCTCGAAGGCGGCGGTGATCGGCCTGACCAAGTCGCTCGGCAAGGAGCTCGCCAAGACCAAGGTGACGGTCAATTGCGTAACGCCGGCCGCCGTGCGCACCGCGATCTTCAGGCAGATGAGCCAGGAGCACATCGACTTCATGCTGTCCAAGATACCGATGGCGCGCTTCGGCGAAGTCGAGGAGGTGGCGGCGCTGATCTCATGGATCGCCTCGGAGGAATGCTCGTTCACCACGGCCGCCGTGTTCGACGTTTCGGGCGGCCGCGCCACTTATTGAGCCGGATCGAGGCAGTTCCGAGTTGGCCCGAGCCAACTACAATTCCGCGTGACGAAGCAACGATTGGTGCTGGAAAGGCTTATGGTAGCTGACGTCTGAATGCCATAACAGGGGTATGCCATGACACGACGAGAGAGCCCGGCAGCTGCGATGCCCTCCGGCCACCGTGCCGGTGGCGTGCGATCGACGGGCGCCGCGAACATCATGTTGGAGTTTGCGTCGTTTGCTTAGAGCAGATCCCGCCGCGCTGGCCGACGATGAGCTTCTGGACCGCTATCAAAGCGCCGCCTTCGGCTATTTCCTGGAGAATGTGAACCCCGGCAACGGGCTGGTCGCCGACACCTCGCGGCCGAATTCACCGTGCAGCATCGCTGTCGTCGGTTTCGCCCTGTCCTGCTATCCGATCGGCGTCGAACGTGGCTGGGTGGCGCGCGACGCGGCTGCCAGG
Coding sequences within:
- a CDS encoding O-antigen ligase family protein, translating into MKIPKSLLVDPERNSVYGSFAVAVSIWAFSYSVIFGQVLILAYYAVWLPLILVDYRRFLRQLSSAWLPLLFAAYVCFSVFWSQAPGITARTAVQYLSHIACAYVAARTVSVRTLTIGALVGIFFVLLYSMKVDGYSEDVLDGTYNFVGAFASKNQIGFVGSLGIYFSVVFLAFLRRGRLSFMLTVPVVLLSVYVLIVSHSATSIASIPAVLALVALLAMSKLLSRRYRRVIFVIGAGMIVVVAIVALNLGLMDFVLGLFGKDSTLTGRTYLWEQGWDAAMRSPILGVGYAAYWVQGFAEAERLWNEFYITTRTGFHFHNTYVEALVELGFTGAVLLSLIMLRTLLGHIAAVVFKTWQAESVVLIGVMVLLLIRSFVEVEILNPYIMGSFLMYFSFFKPARLPVTRKRWSPAFEPADAKGGEAAWPHRPAAAE
- a CDS encoding SDR family NAD(P)-dependent oxidoreductase, whose translation is MPMNFAGRFAGRSALITGGASGIGLAVAQRIVNEGGRVSVWDRDAAQIEQAKAIVPSLYGVMVDVADAASVEAAAQSTIEALGGVDILVTSAAITGPNMTTWSYSTEDWQRVIDININGVFYCNKALVPHMLERNYGRIVNIASIAGKEGNPNASAYSTSKAAVIGLTKSLGKELAKTKVTVNCVTPAAVRTAIFRQMSQEHIDFMLSKIPMARFGEVEEVAALISWIASEECSFTTAAVFDVSGGRATY